The Aythya fuligula isolate bAytFul2 chromosome 2, bAytFul2.pri, whole genome shotgun sequence genome contains a region encoding:
- the MTURN gene encoding maturin yields the protein MAFEALAEAAERWCARTPFQLIAAEETERRMDFYAEPGVSFYVLCPEAACGDNFHVWSESEDCLPFLQLAQDYISSCGKKTLHEILEKVFKSFRPLLGLPDVDDDAFEEYNADVEEEEPEADHQQMGVSQQ from the exons ATGGCTTTCGAGGCGCTGGCGGAGGCTGCGGAGCGGTGGTGCGCCCGCACGCCCTTCCAGCTCATCGCCGCCGAGGAGACGGAGAGGCGCATGGACTTCTACGCCGAGCCCGGGGTCTCTTTCTACGTCCTCTGCCCGGAGGCCGCCTGCGGCGACAATTTC CACGTGTGGAGTGAAAGCGAGGACTGCTTACCTTTCCTGCAGCTCGCGCAGGACTACATCTCCTCCTGTGGGAAAAAGACGCTCCatgaaatactggaaaaagtCTTCAAGTCCTTCAGACCC CTTCTTGGGCTTCCAGATGTTGACGATGATGCATTTGAAGAATATAACGCAGATGTGGAAGAAGAGGAACCAGAAGCCGATCACCAACAAATGGGTGTCAGTCAGCAGTAA